The following is a genomic window from Manihot esculenta cultivar AM560-2 chromosome 9, M.esculenta_v8, whole genome shotgun sequence.
taacgttttaaattcaattttcaaaTCTAAAATCTAGATAATTAGCAGAAATTATTCCACAACATTTAGATATTAATCACCaatcataataaatttattaaatattaaatatttaaaataaaaattagagattgaaaaagtaaaatttaaaatctctcatatttaatatttaatcatagtaaatattatatgatcttaaataattaataataataataataataataataataatgaatttgctaattaaagtatataaaaataatgaatttttttttaaaaaaatcataatgacCTCTATTGTTTAAAACTCCCTTCCCTTGTTTATGGAGCATTAAATTTCATTTCTTATAGTTTTTAAGAGCTAACAGTTGAAGAAAACCAAAAGAGGAAGACTTTAGTGATTAACGGCCTATAATATtaagatattaaataaaaatattattaacaataattaaaaatcttataattttaatataattatttaattaaattattaatctcttcaaaattaatcaattaaaaactAACACTCTCGTatcatcatttttatttttattttccttttcttaattatttcaaaattattattcaatttttttatatattataatattttttaaataaataattataatattattttattttattttaattttttttttcaaaatatctcttaatatttaatagtctcaccttttcttttttaattgtgttaaaattattgtttatttttcgtTTTacactataataacatataagtcgattattataattttatttaattttatattattttgaaaaaaatttgtaaaatatCCCTTAacattgaataaaatttaatatttttaatatgagtatatacaaaaaaattaaaaagttattctttttaatatgtgtaataaagtaaaatggataaaaattatgtgatgaaagaaataaaaaatttaatatttttaagatgagtataattaaaaaattaataaaaaatattattatttttaatatatataaaaaaataaaatatataaaaattataaaacgaaAACAGAGTCTTTTTGGAAAATTTTTTCACACTAGAAAGGACAATTTGGCCACTATAGACATTGCATTTTGCCACTAGCTTGCTATTAATAGTGCAATACAAAAGTTTAAATAATGTTTATCGTAATATTTTTGACAGACTGATTTAGCGATATAATTTTTAAGCGATGGATATGAGTTTATTgtaaatttatctttaaaaatattaacgaCAGATTTTAAACTATTAGTGACGAAAGTTTCCGTCgctgataaattttttttttttgtgtggtGGAATCGAGGGAGAGCCGGGGAGGGATTGATGGAGAGAGAGGGGATGGGCCGACGATGAAAAAGGTTCAAtcgcttgtttttttttttaaattttttatatttaaaattatgtggAAAATTTTAGCATGGGCGGGCTTtgcatatatttaatattttagtagGCAATTTATAAATTCTCCACAAATATTTAGTTTTTTGGCAAAATTTCAATTTGatactattaaattatttttaatagcgAAATTTATTCTCCACAAATATTTGCTCacaaaaagtttaatttattacggtaaaaataaaaaaaaatcttataagcTAAATATTCTAataacttaatttaaaattatgaattaattaatttaatttaaataattttcagacCTTTAATGAACTTCTCTTCAAatgcaatttaaatttaattatattcaactaattaaattatgacTAATTTCATTGAAATAGTAATTGTCATCAAACTTCTTAACCATGATTATCATCAATTATATAATTGtaattaggaaaaaaaatatttttttttatttttctaaaacaattattgtttttttatcataattgtAATTAGCATAAATGCAGAATCGTAGtagctttttttaatttttaattatgactaattatttttattatttgattttaatttacaaataaaatatatcaattaatttatatataaaggtgttggtaaaattattaaagtatggaaaatgatttttttaaaaaaataaaattattttttaaaatattttgaatttttctttaactaaaaaatatgttttatttattaaattttttctttaattaatatatatatataattaataagatattaaagagaaaattatttaaattgaaataaaaagaacaattctgaataaaaaattaatttaatagtaatgatttataattcaagtaaataaaagaataaaaacaaaatatcaatttttaataaaaactatTTGCGTGCATAGCACGGAACTCGTACCATAAAAAGGGAAGCGGAAACCCTTATAGCCTCCTCGGTTCCCAAATGGCCAGGCTTAAAAGCTTGAACGCTATTTTCTGCTACTCGCTAAAAGCCAAAGCCGCTGCCACCGCTACCGTTAAAAACTCACCGGCAATGGATGCAGCTCTTAAACATGACATGTCCTCTCTCGACATCTCATCTCCATCCATTTCTCATTCCATCGGTAACAGCTCATTGAAATACCCCAATTCACCTACTGATCCTATACATGCTCCTGCTTCGCTCGCAGATCGCACTGTTCTCCCCATCCTCAACGCAGAAGACTCCGGTTTAGATTCTGGTGCGGCTTCTCGCCAACAGAGGATAatatattgtttcttttttcccttttcattcTTTTTGGCCTTAGTTTTTGAAATATTCTTTTTTGGTTGGCTTATTGCAGAGGAAGCAACCAAGCAGCCAGCGAAAGTCATTTTATCGATATTAAGCGGTATATTTGAACCACTAGATTTAGTTGTTGCCTGTTGTGTTCTTTGGCACTGAATAATCAAAATTGCAAACAAGTTTGTGGGAAGACTAATTTCGTGTAATGCCATGCGTTGGTGTCGTGAAAGAAAGGGGAGAAAATTATCTAGATTTgattacaatataatttttatataattattaaattattaagcaTTTTAATCTAATGAAAATATAGTTTatccataatatatatatgggaatgagaatataataaaattgtaataagaatttaattaagtgaataattttatcttatttaaattattaatattaatatttaaataccaTATAATATgtaaatagaaaatattattagtaaatttaaatatgtaataaaaaggaatgtaagaaaaaaatgataatgacaaaaaaagataaaaggaaaaaaaataaatgagagcaaaaatgataagaaagaaaaaataaaagaaaagagaagaaaattaaaaacaggaaaagaaaaggaaagaaaatttaaacaattgggggaaaataaaaaaaaatataaaaaatataaaaaataaaaaaattgataaaattattaatgaactttaaaatttatttgattaatgaTAAGCATATTTttgtataattataaatatagaatattagataaaatttgaattaatatattttttggtTAGAGAAACAATAACACTATGTAAATGCATTACATAATAAAATttggattaaaaattaaaaatataataaaaataattttatagtaattaagtcgtaactattttattgacagaaataaaagttaaaaatattttaataaatttttaaaaatttaaaaatttaaaaattaattataaataataatattatttaaaagttaaatcgtaaattttttattaaaaaaaataaaatatatgtttagattattattatttatttagaaaatatgcttatttttataattcaccttaatttttatattaatttaaaataaagaaaaaaattaatctattttatattaatttaaaataaaaaataatatacttaaatatataaatataattattaaaatcttGTGTTATTTATGTAAAATCTATTCGTATActgtattttttagaaaattgtattgtgttttattttctatttatagatttaaataaaaaattaaaataaatatattttttaattttttaaaagtaagaaaatatttttcagacaACAAACATGTTTAGTTACTGTAATCTTCTATTTGCGTTCGATTTCTTGAATTTTACAGAATTGTGGGCCCGGTGTATTTTACTTCTATCTGCCAACTGTAAATTGGATTTGATTGATCAGCGTTAGTCActatattgaggattagatccAATCAATTAACCTACCATGTCATTCAATTTCTCTGATCGATTCAGTTTCTTACTTTGCTCGAGTAGTGATCCTAACCCTAATGGAGAAGAAAAATTTTGGCAAGAGATTTGAAGGGAAGGTGGCTATTGTTACAGCTTCCACTCAAGGCATCGGCTTTGCAATCGCCCGGCGCCTTGGCGATGAAGGCGCCTTCGTCGTCATCTCTTCTCGGAAGCAGGTCCGTTCTCCTCCTTTTTTAGGAATTTGGAATTTTATATCTGTAATTCAATCCCTTCTTGCTCTTGTTTACTGTGATTAAACCAGAATAATTACCTCAGCTCCCCCAAACTAGCTCCTGAATCTCTTTTACctgatccttttttttttttataataattcgcCTTTTATTCGATTGTTTCTTCTCTTTTGCTGTTAGTATGTTTATTTTTGGGATGGGtagttttttgtttttaactTATTTCTCTTGCGAGCCAAGTTCCATTAGCAGAAAGTGAGGTTGCCAGGTCGGAGAAGTGGACGAATCCAAAGTTTTGGGAACATGATATTTAATTTGTACGATGAGGTACCAGTCAAGGAACATGAGTATGACAAGGAGGAAATACTGGTGTTGGTGTATTAGTTGTTGAAGAAAAAGAACTACTGTTGCATGGAGGGTACTGTACAATTATTTTCATGGTTGATTAAAGGGTATTTTGGAAGAAGAGTCATttctctgataccatatagaaaTAGCAGAGAATGTGTGGTCCTGTAAATTCAGTGGATATATAGTTACAGTCAAAATAGAAACCACTTCTCACACTGAGCGAATTAATTAAAGTTTTGCTCCTTAAACGGtcatttttttgtctttttatcTGCAGCTGCTCGGATTACTTGAAGGTTATTGATTTTATGTAATGTTCAAACTGATTCAGAAAAATGTAGATGAGGCTGTTGAGAAACTTAAAGCTCAGGGTATCCAAGTGTTTGGTGTCGTTTGTCACGTCGCAAAtgcagaaaaaagaaagaatctCATTCAGAAGACAGTTCAGGTGAGAAACTAATATTTTGCTGCCTTTTCCCGATTccatggatatgttatgtttccACTTTCGAGGGCTACCTTGTTTAGCCTCTTTTCTTTGTAGATCTATTTTGATTGTTTATTATGCAATTTAATCTTGAGACCTTTTTTAACTCAAATCAGAACTTGCGATGGTGGTCTTCCCTTGTGATAAATATGGATGTTGTAAGTGATAGGAAATTAATTGTTTTTGGTTCCAGAAATATGGAAAAATAGATGTGGTTGTGTCCAATGCCGCTGTTAATCCATCTACTGAATCCATTTTAGAGACTCAAGAATCTGTCCTTGACAAGCTTTGGGAAGTTAATGTCAAAGCCTGTATCCTTCTTTTGAAGGTAAGCTTATTTTCTCCCTAATCATCTTAGAGATTGATATTTAGATTTTTCTGATACTAGATATTGCTAAACACAATAGCAGGTGCAGATAGTCAGAATGAGGATATCTCACTGATTTTCTTTGGATTATTCTCAGTTTTATTTCTAGATAATCTTCTACTAAATCACTCCTCCAGTCAAGGAGATGCTATCAGGTTTCTTGCACTAACGTTTTACTTATTGCATGATTGGTCTCTCTCTTTTGGTGGTGGAAAGGATGCAGCTCCTCACATGCAGAAGGGTTCTTCAGTCGTTCTGATTTCCTCAATTACTGGTTACAACCCCTATCCCTCCTTGGCTATGTATGGGGTGACAAAGACAGCTCTTCTTGGGCTTACTAAGGCAGGTGAACAAGTCCTGCATTCTTGTTATATTTGCATTAACAAACGATTGATTGCTATATGTAAATGGGGTGTTTTATGTCAAATGCTAAATATGGTCTTAAAGTCGTTACCAATTAGTGTTGAACAGACCATCTTGCTTTTCTTTAGTCAATCTTTTCATGCAAGTGGGAAATATTCTGAAAACAAGTGGCCCGCAATGATGATAGCTCTGTCTCTCTCCCCCTTTCTGTAACATCTCGGTCCCTCATCCTTGGGATTGGAATCTGTGACCTTCAAAACtgggattttaaatttattaagaagTTGCCGTCCGTGGATTTTTGCTTATCAAGTACAATCATGAAGATGGCTCCCAATGTTGTTATGCTTTTTGTGCTTAATCTTTCTAAATTTTTGTTCAGGCCCTTGCAGCTGAAATGGCACCTGACACTCGTGTAAACTGCATAGCTCCTGGGTTTGTACCAACTCACTTTGCTGATTTCATCACAAGAAATGAGGCCATTGTAAGTTCATAATTTTGGGAATTAATTGTTCCTGTCTTTGCTAGTTTTTGAAATACCCCAAGCTCTGCTCATTATGGGCTGGCTGAATTGGTTTCTTCTTTGTTGTAGAGAAAGTCCTTTGAGGAAACCACATTACTTAAGAGGCTTGGTACCACAGAAGACGTGGCTTCTGCAACTGCCTTTTTGGCATCCGATGATGCTTCTTATGTAACAGGAGAAACCTTGGTTGTCGCCGGAGGGATACCCTCTAGACTTTAGTCCTCTCTCGTTAAATAATCTCAAATGTTTTTCAATgtatgttcttttttttttttttttttttttttcgcatttttatttaacattttTCAGTCCCTTGGAGGATTCATGTTTTTATTGAAATctagattaataaatttatcaggTAGAAGTCGGTATTAGTAAATTTTGTGGCGAtccttttctcttcattttttttttgtctttttggcAAGGGTGCAATTGAGTCTAgccaattttcaaaattttcaagttt
Proteins encoded in this region:
- the LOC110622300 gene encoding tropinone reductase-like 3 isoform X1, which encodes MEKKNFGKRFEGKVAIVTASTQGIGFAIARRLGDEGAFVVISSRKQKNVDEAVEKLKAQGIQVFGVVCHVANAEKRKNLIQKTVQKYGKIDVVVSNAAVNPSTESILETQESVLDKLWEVNVKACILLLKDAAPHMQKGSSVVLISSITGYNPYPSLAMYGVTKTALLGLTKALAAEMAPDTRVNCIAPGFVPTHFADFITRNEAIRKSFEETTLLKRLGTTEDVASATAFLASDDASYVTGETLVVAGGIPSRL
- the LOC110622300 gene encoding tropinone reductase-like 3 isoform X2 — its product is MFKLIQKNVDEAVEKLKAQGIQVFGVVCHVANAEKRKNLIQKTVQKYGKIDVVVSNAAVNPSTESILETQESVLDKLWEVNVKACILLLKDAAPHMQKGSSVVLISSITGYNPYPSLAMYGVTKTALLGLTKALAAEMAPDTRVNCIAPGFVPTHFADFITRNEAIRKSFEETTLLKRLGTTEDVASATAFLASDDASYVTGETLVVAGGIPSRL